A region from the Acomys russatus chromosome 24, mAcoRus1.1, whole genome shotgun sequence genome encodes:
- the Exosc2 gene encoding exosome complex component RRP4, protein MAMEMRLPKARKPLSESLGRDSKKHLVVPGDTITTDTGFMRGHGTYMGEEKLVASVAGSVERVNKLICVKALKTRYNGEVGDIVVGRITEVQQKRWKVETNSRLDSVLLLSSMNLPGGELRRRSAEDELAMRGFLQEGDLISAEVQAVFSDGAVSLHTRSLKYGKLGQGVLVQVSPSLVKRQKTHFHDLPCGASVILGNNGFIWIYPTPEHKDEDAGGFIANLEPVSLSDREVISRLRNCIVLLVTQRMMLYDTSVLYCYEASLAHQIKDILKPEIMEEIMLETRQRLLDQEG, encoded by the exons ATGGCGATGGAGATGAGGCTTCCTAAGGCTCGCAAGCCTCTCAGTGAGAGCCTGGGCCGCGACTCTAAGAAACACTTGGTGGTGCCAGGGGACACGATCACCACGGATACAGGCTTCATGCG GGGCCATGGGACATACATGGGGGAGGAGAAGCTCGTTGCCTCCGTGGCTGGCTCTGTGGAGAGAGTGAACAAGCTAATCTGTGTGAAAGCCTTGAAAACCAG GTACAATGGAGAAGTAGGAGACATTGTAGTGGGGAGAATCACAGAG GTCCAACAGAAGAGGTGGAAGGTGGAGACCAACTCCAGGCTGGATTCTGTCTTGCTCCTGTCATCCATGAACCTGCCTGGTGGGGAGCTG agGAGAAGGTCTGCGGAGGATGAGCTGGCCATGAGAGGCTTCTTACAGGAAGGGGACCTCATCAGT GCGGAGGTCCAGGCGGTGTTCTCAGATGGAGCTGTTTCTCTGCACACCAGGAGCCTGAAGTATGGGAAG CTAGGTCAGGGAGTTTTAGTCCAGGTCTCTCCTTCCCTGGTGAAGAGACAGAAGACTCATTTCCATGATTTGCCGTGTGGTGCCTCAGTTATTCTGGGAAACAACGGTTTCATCTGGATCTACCCGACGCCTGAGCACAAGGATGAGGATGCCGGAGGCTTCATTGCAAACCTGGAG CCTGTATCCCTTAGTGATCGCGAGGTGATCTCCCGGCTCCGGAACTGCATAGTCCTGCTGGTAACTCAGAGAATGATGCTGTACGACACCAGCGTCCTGTACTGCTACGAGGCCTCCCTGGCGCATCAG ATCAAAGATATCTTAAAGCCAGAAATCATGGAGGAGATCATGCTAGAAACACGCCAGAGGCTTTTGGACCAGGAGGGATGA